In Halobacterium sp. R2-5, the following are encoded in one genomic region:
- a CDS encoding SDR family oxidoreductase — translation MVVERFDGEAALVTGSTRGIGAGVARRLAAEGADVVVTGRTAADGEAVAERIEDEAAGSAVFVRADVREPDDVAALVEAAVERFGGLDVLVNNAGVQTETAADEATTEEWEFVVETDFRAYWLAAKHAVAAMDGGAIVNVSSNHARLTMPEQFPYNAVKAGIDGMTRAMALDFGPSVRVNTVNPGWVAVERTTAEMDDEYREHLASIHPVGRIGDPEDVAAAVAFLASDEAAFVTGASLLVDGGRTAVMQDDALPDYRERRE, via the coding sequence GTGGTAGTCGAGCGCTTCGACGGGGAGGCGGCGCTCGTCACGGGGTCGACGCGGGGCATCGGCGCGGGCGTGGCGCGGCGGCTCGCCGCAGAGGGAGCGGACGTCGTCGTCACCGGCCGCACCGCCGCGGACGGCGAGGCGGTCGCGGAGCGCATCGAGGACGAGGCGGCGGGCTCGGCGGTGTTCGTGCGGGCGGACGTGCGCGAGCCCGACGACGTAGCGGCGCTCGTGGAGGCGGCCGTCGAGCGCTTCGGGGGGCTGGACGTGCTCGTGAACAACGCGGGCGTGCAGACTGAGACGGCCGCCGACGAGGCGACGACCGAAGAGTGGGAGTTCGTCGTCGAGACGGACTTCCGGGCGTACTGGCTGGCCGCCAAGCACGCGGTAGCGGCGATGGACGGCGGGGCAATCGTGAACGTGTCCTCGAATCACGCGCGCCTCACGATGCCCGAACAGTTCCCGTACAACGCGGTGAAGGCGGGCATCGACGGGATGACGCGCGCGATGGCGCTGGACTTCGGGCCGTCGGTGCGCGTGAACACGGTGAACCCGGGGTGGGTCGCCGTCGAGCGGACGACGGCGGAGATGGACGACGAGTACCGAGAGCACCTCGCGTCCATCCACCCCGTGGGCCGCATCGGCGACCCGGAGGACGTCGCGGCGGCGGTGGCGTTCCTCGCGAGCGACGAGGCGGCGTTCGTGACGGGCGCGTCCCTGCTCGTGGACGGTGGACGGACGGCCGTGATGCAGGACGACGCGCTCCCGGACTACCGCGAGCGCCGCGAGTAG
- the dgoD gene encoding galactonate dehydratase, which produces MHVTDYELFHAAPRWLFLKVTTSDGTVGWGEPVVEGRARTVETAVEELFENYLLGEDPTRIEDHWQAMYRGGFYRGGPILLSAIAGVDQALWDIKGKTLGAPVYELLGGPARDRIRVYQWIGGDRPADVGEAAAEKVEAGFTALKMNATPELRRVDNPKAVAAAVDRIAAVREAVGDEVDVGVDFHGRVSKPMAKRLVAALEPYDPFFVEEPVLPEHNDVLPEIAAKTTTPIATGERMYSRWDYKEVFEQGSVDVVQPDVSHAGGITEVNKIASMAEAYDVALAPHCPLGPVALAACVQVDAAAPNALIQEQSLDIHYNEGGDVLDYLADPSVFEYDDGYVELPDRPGLGVDVDEDAIRAAEEPDWHNPVWRHEDGGVAEW; this is translated from the coding sequence ATGCACGTCACCGACTACGAGCTGTTCCACGCGGCGCCGCGGTGGCTGTTCTTGAAGGTCACGACCAGCGACGGCACCGTCGGCTGGGGGGAGCCGGTCGTCGAGGGGCGCGCGCGGACGGTCGAGACCGCCGTCGAGGAGCTGTTCGAGAACTACCTCCTGGGGGAGGACCCGACGCGAATCGAGGACCACTGGCAGGCGATGTACCGCGGCGGGTTCTACCGCGGCGGTCCAATCCTGCTGTCCGCCATCGCGGGCGTCGACCAGGCGCTCTGGGACATCAAGGGGAAGACGCTCGGTGCGCCCGTCTACGAGCTGCTGGGCGGCCCGGCGCGGGACCGGATTCGAGTCTACCAGTGGATCGGCGGCGACCGGCCCGCGGACGTCGGCGAGGCCGCCGCGGAGAAAGTCGAGGCGGGCTTTACGGCGCTGAAGATGAACGCCACGCCGGAGTTGCGCCGCGTGGACAACCCGAAGGCCGTCGCGGCGGCCGTCGACCGCATCGCGGCGGTCCGCGAGGCAGTCGGCGACGAGGTGGACGTCGGCGTGGACTTCCACGGGCGCGTCTCGAAGCCGATGGCGAAGCGTCTCGTGGCGGCCCTCGAACCGTACGACCCGTTCTTCGTGGAGGAGCCCGTGCTCCCCGAGCACAACGACGTGCTCCCCGAAATCGCAGCGAAGACGACGACGCCCATCGCGACCGGGGAGCGCATGTACTCGCGGTGGGACTACAAGGAGGTCTTCGAGCAGGGGAGCGTGGACGTCGTTCAGCCCGACGTCTCGCACGCCGGCGGCATCACCGAAGTGAACAAGATCGCGTCGATGGCGGAGGCCTACGACGTGGCGCTGGCGCCGCACTGCCCGCTCGGGCCGGTGGCGCTGGCGGCCTGCGTGCAGGTGGACGCGGCGGCGCCGAACGCGCTGATTCAGGAGCAGAGCCTCGACATCCACTACAACGAGGGCGGCGACGTGCTGGACTACCTCGCGGACCCCTCGGTCTTCGAGTACGACGACGGCTACGTCGAACTCCCGGACAGGCCGGGACTCGGCGTCGACGTCGACGAGGACGCGATTCGCGCCGCCGAGGAGCCGGACTGGCACAACCCCGTGTGGCGCCACGAGGACGGAGGGGTCGCGGAGTGGTAG
- a CDS encoding DUF309 domain-containing protein: MDDHTRDPSVAPPLGDPTGWHSERRVWEHATLRRATEHGVRLYNSGEFHESHDCFEDEWYNYGSGKTESAFLHGMVQVAAGAYKHYDFENSEARDASGSRTESGGDDGMRSLFRTALQYLDGIPGDYYGVDVDDVRATLRAALEDPSALDGWRITIDGAAPTAYPADYEYAERLD; encoded by the coding sequence ATGGACGACCATACCCGAGACCCGAGCGTGGCGCCGCCGCTCGGCGACCCGACGGGCTGGCATTCGGAGCGCCGGGTGTGGGAGCACGCGACGCTGCGGCGCGCGACCGAACACGGCGTCCGCCTCTACAACAGCGGCGAGTTTCACGAGTCCCACGACTGCTTCGAGGACGAGTGGTACAACTACGGCAGCGGTAAGACGGAGTCGGCGTTCCTCCACGGGATGGTGCAGGTGGCGGCGGGCGCGTACAAGCACTACGACTTCGAGAACAGCGAGGCGCGAGACGCCTCGGGCAGCCGGACGGAGTCCGGCGGCGACGACGGCATGCGGAGCCTCTTCCGGACGGCGCTCCAGTACCTCGACGGCATTCCGGGCGACTACTACGGCGTAGACGTCGACGACGTCCGCGCGACGCTGCGAGCCGCGCTTGAGGACCCGTCCGCGCTCGACGGCTGGCGCATCACCATCGACGGCGCCGCGCCGACCGCCTACCCCGCGGACTACGAGTACGCCGAACGGCTCGACTGA
- a CDS encoding succinylglutamate desuccinylase/aspartoacylase family protein, translating to MRVEQLGDGEPEVAIVGSVHGDEPCGARAIERLLDADLDVLEPVKLVVANERALEAGVRYLDADLNRSFGEDVPEDAHEVELARRLADEIRGCTVLSIHSTQSHADPFAITAGFDGPVPDVVTRLPVVATVDTHGFGEGRLFVSDADIVEVEAGLQGTETAAENAFRLARAFLTAVDVLPGSAVEREIPVFEMGEAIPKPPADEYEVFVENFERVERGETFAAADGEKLVADDPFWPVLLSPYGYAGQFGYRGQHRGTAGQSSDDANSTSVSSLSSAQ from the coding sequence ATGCGAGTCGAACAGCTAGGTGACGGCGAGCCCGAAGTCGCAATCGTCGGGAGCGTCCACGGCGACGAGCCCTGCGGCGCCCGCGCCATCGAGCGGCTGCTCGACGCCGACCTCGACGTCCTCGAACCCGTGAAACTCGTCGTCGCGAACGAGCGCGCGCTCGAAGCGGGCGTGCGCTACCTCGACGCCGACCTCAACCGCTCGTTCGGCGAGGACGTCCCCGAGGACGCCCACGAGGTGGAGCTCGCGCGCCGCCTCGCCGACGAGATCCGCGGCTGCACGGTGCTGTCGATTCACTCCACGCAGTCCCACGCCGACCCGTTCGCCATCACCGCCGGCTTCGACGGCCCCGTCCCGGACGTCGTCACCCGCCTCCCCGTGGTCGCCACCGTCGACACCCACGGGTTCGGCGAGGGGCGGCTGTTCGTCTCGGACGCGGACATCGTCGAAGTCGAGGCCGGCCTCCAGGGCACCGAGACCGCCGCGGAGAACGCGTTCCGGCTCGCCCGCGCGTTCCTCACCGCGGTCGACGTGCTCCCCGGCAGCGCCGTCGAGCGCGAGATCCCCGTCTTCGAGATGGGCGAAGCGATTCCGAAGCCGCCCGCCGACGAGTACGAGGTGTTCGTCGAGAACTTCGAGCGCGTCGAGCGCGGCGAGACGTTCGCCGCCGCCGACGGCGAGAAACTCGTCGCGGACGACCCGTTCTGGCCCGTGCTGCTCTCCCCGTACGGCTACGCCGGCCAGTTCGGCTACCGCGGCCAGCACCGCGGCACGGCCGGTCAGTCCTCCGACGACGCGAACTCCACGAGCGTCAGCTCCCTGTCGAGCGCGCAGTAG
- a CDS encoding UPF0179 family protein has protein sequence MSITLLGSRLAEPGTEFVYRGEASACEGCPYRKQCLTLEEGVRYEVTEVREGGQVLDCAVHDEGVLAVDVEPTSVTANVPSKGAYAGSKGKLAGPCPHTECPSHEYCEPAGAEFDEEYQIQEILGDPPHDYCALDRELTLVEFASSED, from the coding sequence ATGTCTATCACGTTGCTCGGGTCGCGGCTGGCGGAGCCGGGCACCGAGTTCGTCTACCGCGGCGAGGCGTCCGCCTGCGAGGGGTGTCCGTACCGGAAGCAGTGCCTGACGCTGGAGGAAGGGGTCCGCTACGAGGTCACCGAAGTCCGGGAGGGCGGGCAGGTCCTGGACTGCGCGGTCCACGACGAGGGCGTGCTGGCTGTGGACGTGGAGCCGACGTCAGTGACGGCGAACGTGCCGTCGAAGGGCGCGTACGCGGGGAGCAAGGGGAAACTCGCGGGGCCGTGTCCGCACACGGAGTGCCCGAGCCACGAGTACTGCGAACCCGCTGGTGCGGAGTTCGACGAGGAGTACCAGATTCAGGAGATTCTCGGCGATCCGCCCCACGACTACTGCGCGCTCGACAGGGAGCTGACGCTCGTGGAGTTCGCGTCGTCGGAGGACTGA
- a CDS encoding mRNA surveillance protein pelota, translating to MQLKERRQVEGGGERITLVPESLDDLWHLAYVLEPGDLVAGDTHRRIQRNDDQMRDTGGEREHMHVTIDVEDVEFHKFSNRLRVAGTITDCSREDQLGLHHTLNVEEREEIEVEKHWKPDQLERLNEAVEATDQPDVAIATVEEGEAYIHVVQQYGVDEYGSFTGTTGKGEYARSREELFEDVASALSHLDADAIILAGPGFTKQDALDYIEEEYRSLAEKITTVDTSAVGGRGVHEVLKRGAVEDVQEETRIAEESELIDELTDQIATDGKAAYGVEEVQKAVDFGAVETLLILDERLRKERAGEGDWDVDVNDLVTQVEQQGGDVTVFSHEFAPGEQLRNLGGVAAVLRYRME from the coding sequence ATGCAACTGAAGGAGCGCCGGCAGGTCGAGGGCGGCGGCGAGCGCATCACGCTCGTGCCGGAGAGCCTCGACGACCTCTGGCACCTCGCGTACGTCCTGGAGCCGGGGGACCTCGTGGCGGGGGACACGCACCGCCGCATCCAGCGCAACGACGACCAGATGCGGGACACGGGCGGGGAGCGCGAGCACATGCACGTCACCATCGACGTGGAGGACGTGGAGTTCCACAAGTTCTCGAACCGCCTGCGGGTGGCTGGCACCATCACGGACTGCTCGCGGGAGGACCAGCTCGGGCTCCACCACACGCTGAACGTCGAGGAGCGCGAGGAGATCGAGGTCGAGAAGCACTGGAAACCCGACCAGTTAGAGCGGCTGAACGAGGCCGTGGAGGCGACCGACCAGCCGGACGTCGCCATCGCGACCGTCGAGGAGGGCGAAGCGTACATCCACGTCGTCCAGCAGTACGGCGTCGACGAGTACGGGTCGTTCACGGGCACCACGGGGAAAGGCGAGTACGCGCGCTCTCGCGAGGAGCTGTTCGAGGACGTCGCGAGCGCGCTCTCGCACCTCGACGCGGACGCGATCATCCTCGCGGGTCCCGGGTTCACGAAGCAGGACGCCCTCGACTACATCGAGGAGGAGTACCGGAGCCTCGCCGAGAAAATCACGACCGTGGACACCAGCGCAGTGGGCGGTCGCGGCGTCCACGAAGTCCTCAAGCGCGGCGCCGTCGAGGACGTACAGGAGGAGACGCGCATCGCCGAGGAGTCCGAGCTCATCGACGAGCTCACCGACCAGATAGCGACCGACGGGAAGGCCGCGTACGGCGTCGAGGAAGTCCAGAAGGCCGTGGACTTCGGTGCCGTGGAGACGCTGCTGATTCTCGACGAGCGCCTGCGCAAGGAGCGCGCGGGCGAGGGCGACTGGGACGTCGACGTCAACGACCTCGTCACGCAGGTCGAACAGCAGGGCGGCGACGTCACCGTGTTCAGCCACGAGTTCGCGCCCGGCGAACAGCTCCGGAACCTCGGCGGCGTCGCCGCCGTGCTCCGCTACCGGATGGAGTAG
- a CDS encoding globin-coupled sensor protein: MATDKSPRVTEDVRGGVDGDALADRIGLDDDEIAWRKEFTGLDGADEAALAGESELFEEVAEDLVDDFYDHLQEFDRTLEIFGRSTKTVDRLKRTQTQYLVGLGSGEYDRDYVEQRARIGKIHDLLDLGPEVYLGAYTRYYEGLLDALVDDVTEDRGEEAADAVGELVERFLPMLKLLTFDQQVAMDTYIDSYAQRLQSEVERRSELANAVADDVEEPLADLAESARDVAERADEMQAFTDEQVDRTESVAREVSSVSASIEEVAATAADVRETSENAEELAGRGEEAADDALDVMADIEAATDGVAEDVDQLRERAGDIEEVTAVIDDIAEQTNLLALNASIEAARAGEAGDGFAVVADEVKALAEESREQSTRVEELVEHMQTDTEAAVERLDGMNRQIEDGVERVEEAMETLREITEAVSEAASGVQEVSKATDEQATSVEEVAEMVDEVDDRTGEVADALDDIADATEQQRQTVNDVRETVSRLT, translated from the coding sequence ATGGCTACTGATAAATCCCCTCGCGTAACCGAAGACGTTCGCGGCGGGGTTGATGGGGACGCGCTCGCAGACCGCATCGGACTGGACGACGACGAGATCGCGTGGCGCAAGGAGTTCACGGGTCTCGACGGCGCGGACGAGGCGGCGCTGGCGGGCGAGTCCGAGCTGTTCGAGGAAGTCGCCGAAGACCTCGTGGACGACTTCTACGACCACCTCCAGGAGTTCGACCGCACGCTCGAGATCTTCGGGCGGTCGACGAAGACCGTCGACCGGCTCAAGCGGACGCAGACGCAGTACCTCGTCGGCCTCGGTAGCGGCGAGTACGACCGCGACTACGTCGAGCAGCGCGCCCGAATCGGGAAAATTCACGACCTCCTCGACCTCGGCCCGGAGGTCTACCTCGGCGCGTACACGCGCTACTACGAGGGCCTGCTGGACGCCCTCGTCGACGACGTCACCGAGGACCGCGGCGAGGAGGCAGCCGACGCCGTCGGCGAACTCGTCGAGCGGTTCCTCCCGATGCTGAAGCTGTTGACGTTCGACCAGCAGGTGGCGATGGACACGTACATCGACTCGTACGCCCAGCGCCTCCAGTCGGAGGTCGAGCGCCGCAGCGAGCTGGCGAACGCGGTCGCGGACGACGTCGAGGAGCCGCTCGCGGACCTCGCGGAGAGCGCCCGGGACGTCGCCGAGCGCGCCGACGAGATGCAGGCGTTCACCGACGAACAGGTCGACCGCACGGAGAGCGTCGCCCGCGAGGTGTCGAGCGTCTCCGCGAGCATCGAGGAGGTCGCCGCGACAGCCGCGGACGTCCGCGAGACCAGCGAGAACGCCGAGGAGCTGGCGGGTCGCGGGGAGGAGGCGGCCGACGACGCCCTCGACGTGATGGCGGACATCGAGGCGGCGACGGACGGCGTCGCCGAGGACGTCGACCAGCTCCGCGAGCGCGCGGGCGACATCGAGGAGGTCACCGCGGTCATCGACGACATCGCCGAGCAGACGAACCTGCTCGCGCTGAACGCGTCGATCGAGGCCGCACGCGCGGGCGAGGCCGGCGACGGGTTCGCGGTGGTCGCCGACGAAGTGAAGGCGCTCGCCGAGGAGTCCCGCGAGCAGTCCACGCGCGTCGAGGAACTCGTCGAGCACATGCAGACGGACACGGAGGCCGCGGTCGAGCGCCTCGACGGGATGAACCGCCAGATCGAGGACGGCGTCGAGCGCGTCGAGGAAGCGATGGAGACGCTCCGGGAGATCACGGAAGCCGTCTCGGAGGCGGCCAGCGGCGTCCAAGAGGTGTCGAAGGCGACCGACGAGCAGGCGACGAGCGTCGAGGAGGTCGCGGAGATGGTCGACGAGGTCGACGACCGCACGGGCGAGGTCGCCGACGCGCTCGACGACATCGCGGACGCCACCGAGCAGCAGCGCCAGACAGTCAACGACGTCCGCGAGACCGTCTCCCGGCTCACCTGA
- a CDS encoding MBL fold metallo-hydrolase, whose protein sequence is MQLTFLGTGSAMPTGDRMQTGLLLEKPDSRLLVDCGSGVVHTLARTDVGYEGVDTVLLTHHHLDHVSDLLAVLKARWLAGEEHLTVVGPTGTEELVTDLLEVHDYLQGRVDLTLRDVEAGSFEVAGFDVDAIETRHSMQGLAYRFDDELAFSADTEAFAGMGEFADGCSVLVHDCSFPDEVDVSNHPTPTQLGESLADVDVEELYLTHLYPHTDGEHREMQASIEEHFDGHVAFARDGLVVEAE, encoded by the coding sequence ATGCAACTGACGTTCCTCGGGACGGGGAGCGCGATGCCGACGGGCGACCGGATGCAGACCGGCCTGCTGCTCGAAAAGCCCGACAGCCGCTTGCTCGTGGACTGCGGGAGCGGCGTGGTGCACACGCTCGCGCGCACCGACGTCGGGTACGAGGGCGTGGACACCGTCCTGCTGACCCACCACCACCTCGACCACGTGAGCGACCTGCTGGCGGTGTTGAAGGCGCGGTGGCTCGCGGGGGAGGAGCACCTCACAGTGGTCGGTCCGACAGGGACGGAGGAGCTCGTGACCGACCTGCTGGAGGTCCACGACTACCTACAGGGCCGCGTGGACCTCACGCTCCGGGACGTGGAGGCGGGGAGCTTCGAGGTCGCGGGGTTCGACGTGGACGCCATCGAGACGCGGCACTCGATGCAGGGGCTGGCCTACCGATTCGACGACGAACTCGCGTTCAGTGCGGACACGGAGGCGTTCGCGGGGATGGGCGAGTTCGCGGACGGCTGCTCCGTGCTCGTCCACGACTGCTCGTTCCCGGACGAGGTGGACGTCTCGAATCACCCGACGCCGACACAGCTCGGCGAGTCACTCGCGGACGTGGACGTCGAGGAACTCTACCTGACGCACCTCTACCCGCACACGGACGGCGAGCACCGCGAGATGCAGGCGTCCATCGAGGAGCACTTCGACGGCCACGTCGCGTTCGCTCGGGACGGCCTCGTCGTCGAAGCCGAGTAG
- a CDS encoding ATP-dependent helicase, with the protein MGPESETATRSADGEPGASDREILGALDPAVREWWVDKFGSPKRDGGCLTPPQREAIPLIHEGRNALVAAPTGSGKTLASFTAILNELFEREQAGGLDNAVYCLYVSPLKSLANDIERNLAEPLSGIADRLAERGVETDVRQAIRHGDTSDYERQQMLEEAPHILNTTPETLAILLNSPKFREKLRSVEYVVVDEIHSLADSKRGTHLSVSLERLQRLAGEFTRIGCSATVEPLSDIARYLVGFSGGEARACEIVDARFARDYDLQLSCPTPDLVNASKGAVNDAFYEELGQLVDENDSTLVFTNTRSGAERVLENLRERGVVGDEESACHHGSLSKERRQEVEQQLKAGSLSVTTTSTSLELGIDMPHIDLVVQVGSPKSVASLLQRVGRAGHRPGRTVTGRVIALDRDELVECAVMLRQAERGFVDRVHIPERAHDVAAQHVYGMAIEGPLPEAEVRETLRSAYPYREYTDDDFESLFRYLTADYDGLEDRNVYAKVWRDENDPPGGDDGDPDDPTSGTHHYPDFAVGERLVGKRGRLARPILLQNLGTIPDSFTVNVYVRGDDEWVGQLDEDYLDTLEAGDVFVLGGDRFAYRYRRGSKVYVDRTSERATVPSWYSERLPLSYDLGREIARFQSELVAKYDEGGAAAVRRWLREFPVDANAVRALARMYDDQIQYAGADSVSTTDRIAIEEVKDRDEYRRRFHVRTPYGRRFNDGLSRLLAYRCANEANANVAVSVADNGFTLAMPLNRKVDVAELLRKTDPGDARETLRDALDGTDLLQRYFRIDATRALLVLKRYKGREKSASKQQVASEMLLGFAEDLEDFAVLDETYRELVEDKLDLAGVREVLAEVQSGDVAVTETTLQSPSPLSFGLATLSASDVVLADDEDAVLRAFHERVREQVDD; encoded by the coding sequence ATGGGACCGGAGTCGGAGACGGCGACGCGGTCGGCCGACGGAGAGCCGGGGGCGTCCGACCGGGAGATTCTGGGCGCGCTCGACCCCGCGGTCCGCGAGTGGTGGGTCGACAAGTTCGGGAGTCCCAAGCGAGATGGGGGCTGTCTGACGCCGCCCCAGCGCGAGGCGATTCCGCTCATCCACGAGGGGAGAAACGCGCTCGTGGCGGCGCCGACGGGGTCGGGAAAGACGCTGGCGTCCTTCACGGCGATTCTGAACGAGCTGTTCGAGCGCGAGCAGGCGGGAGGTCTCGACAACGCGGTGTACTGCCTGTACGTGTCGCCGCTGAAGTCGCTCGCGAACGACATCGAGCGCAACCTCGCGGAGCCGCTTTCCGGCATCGCCGACCGGCTCGCCGAGCGCGGCGTGGAGACGGACGTCCGGCAGGCGATCCGCCACGGCGACACCTCCGACTACGAGCGCCAGCAGATGCTCGAAGAGGCCCCGCACATCCTGAACACGACGCCGGAGACGCTCGCGATTCTGCTGAACTCCCCGAAGTTCCGCGAGAAACTCCGGAGCGTCGAGTACGTGGTCGTCGACGAGATTCACAGCCTCGCTGACTCCAAGCGCGGCACCCACCTCTCGGTGAGTCTGGAGCGCCTCCAGCGACTCGCGGGCGAGTTCACGCGAATCGGGTGTTCGGCGACCGTGGAGCCGCTGTCGGACATCGCGCGCTACCTCGTCGGATTTTCGGGGGGAGAAGCTCGCGCGTGTGAAATCGTCGACGCGCGGTTCGCGCGGGACTACGACCTCCAGCTGTCGTGTCCGACGCCGGACCTCGTGAACGCCTCGAAGGGCGCCGTCAACGACGCGTTCTACGAGGAACTCGGCCAGCTCGTCGACGAGAACGACAGCACGCTCGTGTTCACGAACACGCGCTCTGGCGCCGAGCGCGTGCTGGAGAACCTCCGCGAGCGCGGCGTCGTCGGCGACGAGGAGTCAGCGTGCCACCACGGCAGCCTCTCGAAGGAGCGCCGACAGGAGGTCGAACAGCAGCTGAAAGCGGGGTCGCTGTCGGTGACGACGACCTCCACGAGCCTCGAACTCGGCATCGACATGCCGCACATCGACCTCGTGGTGCAGGTGGGGTCGCCGAAGTCCGTCGCGAGCCTGCTCCAGCGCGTCGGCCGCGCGGGCCACCGGCCCGGCAGGACCGTGACGGGCCGCGTCATCGCGCTCGACCGCGACGAGCTCGTGGAGTGTGCAGTGATGCTGCGGCAGGCCGAGCGCGGGTTCGTCGACCGCGTGCACATCCCCGAGCGCGCCCACGACGTCGCCGCACAGCACGTCTACGGGATGGCCATCGAGGGGCCGCTCCCCGAAGCGGAGGTCCGGGAGACGCTGCGGTCGGCGTACCCCTACCGCGAGTACACGGACGACGACTTCGAGTCGCTGTTCCGCTACCTCACGGCGGACTACGACGGCCTCGAAGACCGGAACGTCTACGCGAAGGTCTGGCGCGACGAGAACGACCCGCCGGGCGGCGACGACGGCGACCCCGACGACCCGACGTCGGGCACTCACCACTACCCGGACTTCGCGGTGGGCGAGCGCCTCGTCGGGAAGCGCGGGCGGCTCGCGCGTCCGATTCTCCTCCAGAACCTCGGGACGATTCCGGACTCGTTCACCGTGAACGTCTACGTGCGCGGCGACGACGAGTGGGTCGGCCAGCTCGACGAGGACTACCTCGACACCCTGGAGGCCGGAGACGTGTTCGTGCTCGGCGGCGACCGGTTCGCGTACCGCTACCGGCGCGGGTCGAAGGTGTACGTCGACCGGACGAGCGAGCGCGCGACCGTGCCGTCGTGGTACTCCGAGCGCCTCCCGCTCTCGTACGACCTCGGCCGGGAAATCGCGCGCTTCCAGTCCGAGCTGGTCGCGAAGTACGACGAGGGCGGCGCGGCCGCGGTGCGGCGCTGGCTCCGGGAGTTCCCCGTGGATGCGAACGCCGTGAGAGCGCTCGCGCGAATGTACGACGACCAGATTCAGTACGCGGGCGCGGACAGCGTCAGCACGACCGACCGAATCGCCATCGAGGAGGTCAAAGACCGCGACGAGTACCGGCGCCGCTTCCACGTGCGCACGCCGTACGGCCGCCGGTTCAACGACGGGCTGTCGCGGCTGCTGGCGTACCGCTGCGCGAACGAGGCGAACGCGAACGTCGCCGTCTCCGTCGCGGACAACGGCTTCACGCTCGCGATGCCGCTGAACAGGAAAGTCGACGTCGCGGAGCTGCTCCGGAAGACCGACCCCGGCGACGCCCGGGAGACGCTCCGAGACGCCCTCGACGGCACCGACCTCCTGCAGCGGTACTTCCGCATCGACGCGACGCGCGCGCTGCTCGTGCTGAAGCGGTACAAGGGCCGCGAGAAGTCCGCGAGCAAGCAGCAGGTCGCCAGCGAGATGCTGCTCGGCTTCGCCGAGGACCTGGAGGACTTCGCAGTGCTCGACGAGACCTACCGCGAGCTCGTCGAGGACAAACTCGACCTCGCGGGCGTCCGCGAGGTGCTCGCGGAGGTCCAGTCCGGGGACGTGGCGGTGACGGAGACGACCCTGCAGTCGCCGTCGCCGCTGTCGTTCGGGCTGGCGACGCTGTCGGCGAGCGACGTCGTGCTCGCGGACGACGAGGACGCGGTGCTGCGGGCGTTCCACGAGCGCGTCCGCGAGCAGGTCGACGACTAG
- a CDS encoding ATP-binding protein — MSRRAREQSADAGVRVSASVRDLPGDDVVIEVADTGAGIPDYERRILDQPAETTLSHASGLGLWLVYWTARESGGTVEFGADSDGTTVRFRLPDADRRASRWERLVGRHR, encoded by the coding sequence ATGTCGCGGCGCGCTCGCGAGCAGTCGGCCGACGCCGGTGTGCGCGTCTCGGCGTCCGTGAGAGATCTGCCGGGCGACGACGTCGTCATCGAAGTCGCGGACACGGGCGCCGGCATCCCGGACTACGAGCGCCGCATCCTCGACCAGCCGGCGGAGACCACGCTCTCGCACGCCAGCGGGCTGGGGCTGTGGCTCGTCTACTGGACGGCCCGCGAGTCGGGCGGCACCGTCGAGTTCGGGGCGGACTCGGACGGGACGACGGTCCGGTTCAGGCTGCCGGACGCCGACCGACGGGCGAGCCGCTGGGAGCGGCTCGTCGGCCGCCACCGGTGA